From Mucilaginibacter rubeus, a single genomic window includes:
- a CDS encoding right-handed parallel beta-helix repeat-containing protein — translation MRNNNSFIRMAAALLIVACFARCSKSVNKIEKPVAAIPEQVNAQQSLATTAVSTYTYTVKTTDWMVDGTKIPAGATIYVPAGKRGSLLLKNLKGTAAAPIIIVNKGGRVSFTTETTASYAFKTQNCQYFKVMGNGVSTIKYGFDVNGGNIGMTMDDLSTDFEIAAVEVRNSGFAGIMAKTDPTCDLATQRGRFVMKNVFIHDNYVHKTGGEGLYIGNSFYQDGVSTSCGTVLPHDVINAKIYKNLVDSTGSEGIQVGSATSGCEIYSNIVKNPGRSPFSAYQDNGIQIGEGTGGKCYNNLVKNAPGDGIIVLGWGDNVVFNNYIINSKSYGIFADSRYTPGKNFQFINNTIIGSVLGGIKLNSETIPMNTVINNVFIQSASVQAIIRKSTGVKLTAATNYVNADVNTCKFVNYGADNFHLQSSSPLINKGTNVLSYGVKFDYYNAVRPSGTAFDIGATEY, via the coding sequence ATGAGAAATAACAATTCCTTCATTCGCATGGCAGCCGCTTTGCTCATTGTAGCATGCTTTGCCAGATGTTCCAAAAGCGTAAACAAAATTGAAAAGCCGGTAGCGGCTATCCCGGAGCAGGTTAATGCGCAACAAAGTTTAGCAACTACTGCAGTAAGTACTTACACTTACACCGTTAAAACCACCGACTGGATGGTTGACGGCACCAAGATCCCGGCAGGGGCAACCATATATGTTCCGGCAGGTAAACGGGGTTCTTTGCTGCTTAAAAATCTTAAAGGAACAGCCGCTGCCCCCATTATAATCGTTAACAAAGGCGGCAGGGTATCTTTTACTACCGAAACCACGGCGTCATACGCGTTTAAAACCCAAAATTGTCAATACTTTAAGGTTATGGGCAATGGGGTATCAACAATCAAGTATGGCTTTGATGTAAATGGCGGCAACATCGGCATGACCATGGATGACCTGAGTACAGATTTTGAAATTGCAGCGGTTGAGGTGCGTAACAGTGGTTTTGCAGGTATCATGGCAAAAACAGATCCTACATGCGATCTTGCAACTCAGCGGGGCAGGTTTGTGATGAAAAACGTTTTTATTCATGATAACTATGTTCATAAAACCGGGGGCGAAGGTCTTTATATAGGAAATTCATTTTACCAGGATGGTGTTTCAACGTCATGCGGCACTGTTTTGCCACATGATGTAATAAATGCTAAAATCTATAAAAACCTGGTTGATTCAACAGGTTCTGAAGGTATCCAAGTTGGCAGCGCTACCTCTGGCTGCGAGATCTACAGCAACATCGTTAAAAATCCGGGAAGAAGCCCATTTTCTGCATACCAGGATAACGGGATCCAGATAGGTGAAGGTACCGGAGGCAAATGTTATAATAACCTGGTTAAAAATGCTCCTGGCGATGGTATTATCGTTTTAGGCTGGGGAGATAACGTAGTGTTTAACAACTATATTATAAACTCAAAATCGTACGGCATTTTTGCAGATTCAAGGTATACACCGGGGAAAAATTTCCAGTTTATCAACAATACCATCATTGGTTCGGTATTAGGGGGAATAAAGCTAAATTCTGAAACTATCCCTATGAATACTGTTATTAACAACGTATTTATACAATCAGCATCGGTACAGGCTATCATCAGAAAAAGTACCGGCGTTAAACTAACAGCGGCAACTAATTATGTTAACGCAGACGTAAATACCTGCAAGTTTGTAAATTACGGCGCAGACAATTTCCATTTGCAATCATCGTCGCCGCTTATTAATAAAGGAACAAATGTTTTATCATACGGCGTGAAATTTGATTATTATAACGCTGTGCGTCCTTCAGGTACCGCGTTTGACATCGGCGCTACCGAGTATTAA
- a CDS encoding dihydrofolate reductase family protein, with amino-acid sequence MATDPFKITIHMVSSLDGYIARKDNSISWFETSDSYEKGVTVTQEEAAEFLKKIDCYIMGSHTYELALELSKSYGWVYGDVPTIVLTHRNLPVERQNVEIYSGDLEILVDEKLKPNYKNVWLVGGAELTKDFIRLNLADEIRQSILPIILGGGTPFFDEIGQEQALHLSNVTAYKNGMVELCYEIKK; translated from the coding sequence ATGGCTACAGATCCATTTAAAATAACCATCCACATGGTATCAAGTCTTGATGGCTATATTGCCAGAAAAGACAACAGCATTTCATGGTTTGAAACATCCGATAGCTACGAAAAAGGAGTTACCGTTACCCAAGAGGAAGCAGCGGAGTTTCTTAAAAAGATAGATTGCTACATCATGGGCTCCCATACCTATGAGCTCGCGCTGGAGCTTTCAAAATCATACGGGTGGGTTTACGGCGATGTACCTACAATAGTATTAACCCACAGGAATCTCCCGGTTGAAAGACAAAATGTTGAAATTTATTCGGGAGACCTGGAAATACTCGTAGACGAAAAGCTAAAACCAAACTATAAAAATGTCTGGCTCGTTGGCGGCGCTGAGCTTACCAAAGATTTCATTCGTTTAAACCTGGCCGATGAAATAAGGCAATCCATTTTACCGATTATTCTGGGGGGCGGAACACCCTTTTTTGACGAGATAGGGCAAGAACAAGCCCTGCACTTAAGCAACGTAACCGCCTACAAAAACGGAATGGTGGAACTGTGCTATGAAATAAAAAAATAG
- a CDS encoding DUF5690 family protein: MSFQNNSERLKKVFANPAWSLIAAFGTYFCMYGYRKPYTAAAFADAGLWGLSYKFGMIIAQTIGYVLAKWVGIKFVSEIRPARRIRAIIMLIGFAELMLLLFALVPRPWNLTFMLLNGLPLGVIFGLVLSFLEGRKQTEFLIAGLCASFILSDGVSKSVGAFLLTVGVNENWMPFVAGLVFMLPALLFIIMLACVPRPTVTDVSSRSAREPMTGADRWHFFNKYAPGLLAIIAVYLFVTLLRSVRADFAVELWAGLGYKQTPQLFTTSELIVSFCVIVVTGLTVLIKNHYRAFSLSMLTSFTGFLILLLALAGLYGGMGKFTFMVLVGLGVYLPYVAVHAVIFERLIAITRECATVSFLMYVVDSVGYTGYIGLMLLRYFTHTTDSVLSLFLQMCTFLGIAGMLLMVFGHLYFKSKLKPHVQRNTKLPAGQSYSV, from the coding sequence ATGTCTTTTCAGAATAACTCCGAAAGGTTAAAAAAGGTATTTGCCAATCCTGCATGGTCGTTGATCGCGGCGTTTGGTACTTATTTTTGCATGTACGGCTACCGGAAACCCTACACGGCGGCGGCGTTTGCTGATGCCGGTTTATGGGGCTTAAGTTACAAGTTTGGGATGATCATTGCCCAAACCATAGGCTATGTACTGGCAAAATGGGTGGGTATTAAATTCGTTTCGGAAATAAGGCCCGCAAGGCGCATCCGCGCTATCATCATGTTGATAGGTTTCGCCGAGCTGATGCTGTTGCTTTTTGCATTGGTTCCCCGCCCCTGGAATTTAACTTTCATGTTATTAAACGGTTTACCCTTAGGTGTGATATTTGGTTTGGTGCTCAGCTTTTTAGAAGGACGTAAACAAACCGAATTTTTAATTGCCGGGCTTTGCGCAAGCTTTATCCTGTCGGATGGGGTATCAAAATCGGTAGGGGCTTTTTTGTTAACCGTGGGTGTTAACGAAAACTGGATGCCCTTTGTCGCCGGACTGGTGTTTATGTTGCCGGCACTATTGTTTATTATCATGCTGGCCTGTGTGCCGCGGCCTACTGTTACTGACGTAAGTTCACGTTCGGCAAGGGAGCCAATGACAGGTGCCGACAGGTGGCACTTTTTTAATAAATACGCGCCGGGCTTACTGGCCATTATAGCTGTTTACCTGTTTGTTACCTTGCTGCGTAGTGTAAGGGCCGATTTTGCCGTTGAATTATGGGCAGGCCTTGGCTATAAGCAAACACCGCAACTGTTCACAACTTCCGAGTTGATAGTTTCATTTTGTGTTATTGTAGTTACGGGCCTTACTGTACTTATCAAAAATCATTACCGGGCGTTCAGTCTTTCCATGCTCACCAGTTTTACCGGTTTTCTGATCCTGCTGCTGGCCCTTGCCGGTTTATATGGCGGTATGGGAAAATTTACGTTTATGGTATTGGTTGGCCTGGGTGTTTATCTGCCCTATGTAGCTGTGCACGCGGTTATTTTTGAGCGGCTCATCGCTATTACACGCGAGTGTGCAACGGTTAGTTTCCTGATGTATGTGGTTGACTCGGTTGGGTACACGGGCTACATCGGGTTGATGCTTTTACGGTATTTTACACATACCACCGATTCCGTATTATCACTCTTTTTACAAATGTGCACCTTCCTTGGTATAGCCGGGATGCTGCTGATGGTATTCGGTCATTTATATTTTAAATCAAAATTAAAACCCCATGTTCAAAGAAACACCAAACTTCCCGCCGGGCAAAGCTATAGTGTTTGA
- a CDS encoding zinc-binding dehydrogenase: MFKETPNFPPGKAIVFEGPGKPFRTVEGNIFLDKESILVRNRYTTLCGSDIHTFCGHRKEPDEVVLGHEIAGDILWLPQGETVKDMRGETVAVGDRVTWSIFTVPPGIEAPRPDLPQKSEQLFKYGHAQASTHDLFNGGLADYCVLRPNTAFLKISPEIPLKVAATISCAHATVAGALRVAGDIAGKSVLVFGAGLLGISCVSMCREAGAKWVGLIDNDELRLAWGPKFGADEIYTFAKNNDTGRFIWPDVDLVFDMTGHPEAMKAGVESLALGGSAIWIGAVFPAAPVPVDAQLIVRRVLGIKGLHNYNYDDFLKAAVFIENNYRKYPFEQLVEKEFTLNEVDNAFRYATESKPVRVGVVIN, encoded by the coding sequence ATGTTCAAAGAAACACCAAACTTCCCGCCGGGCAAAGCTATAGTGTTTGAAGGGCCTGGAAAGCCTTTTCGCACGGTTGAGGGAAATATCTTCCTTGACAAGGAATCGATATTGGTCAGAAACCGTTATACCACGCTTTGCGGCAGTGATATTCACACTTTTTGCGGTCACCGTAAAGAACCCGATGAGGTAGTTTTAGGCCATGAAATTGCAGGCGATATACTATGGCTACCACAAGGGGAAACAGTAAAGGATATGAGGGGCGAAACTGTTGCCGTAGGCGACCGGGTTACCTGGTCTATTTTCACGGTGCCGCCGGGCATTGAAGCGCCAAGACCTGATCTGCCTCAAAAAAGCGAACAGTTATTTAAGTATGGACATGCCCAGGCCTCAACCCACGACCTGTTCAATGGCGGCCTTGCCGATTATTGTGTATTACGGCCAAATACAGCTTTTCTGAAAATATCTCCGGAAATTCCGCTAAAGGTTGCAGCTACCATTAGTTGTGCGCATGCAACGGTAGCAGGCGCGTTAAGGGTTGCCGGTGATATAGCCGGTAAAAGCGTGCTTGTTTTTGGCGCGGGGCTGCTGGGGATATCCTGCGTATCCATGTGCCGGGAAGCAGGAGCCAAATGGGTAGGGCTTATTGATAATGATGAATTACGTCTGGCCTGGGGGCCAAAATTCGGCGCCGATGAAATATATACCTTTGCAAAAAACAATGATACAGGGCGTTTTATATGGCCCGATGTCGACCTGGTGTTTGACATGACAGGACATCCTGAAGCGATGAAAGCCGGTGTTGAATCGCTTGCACTTGGTGGCAGCGCCATTTGGATAGGCGCTGTATTTCCGGCTGCTCCCGTACCTGTCGACGCGCAGCTGATTGTTCGCCGTGTGCTCGGAATAAAAGGGTTGCATAACTATAATTATGACGACTTTTTAAAGGCCGCCGTTTTTATTGAAAACAACTATCGCAAATACCCTTTTGAACAACTGGTAGAAAAGGAATTTACCCTCAACGAAGTCGACAATGCTTTCCGTTACGCCACCGAAAGCAAACCGGTGCGCGTGGGCGTCGTTATTAATTAA
- a CDS encoding HAD hydrolase-like protein, translated as MKHNLKMVVFDMAGTTVNEDNLVYKTLQKAINEAGFDFNLDQVLTEGAGKEKKQAIRSVLAVYANNTDEELIGQIFENFMEQLTTAYATADILPQNNALALFSALKQRNIYAVLDTGYDRATAQSIIDKLGWKEGVDFDALVTASDVSKNRPNPDMILFAMDKFGITNGSEVAKVGDSIIDIEEGQNAGCSLNIGITTGAHTEEQLLSAKPDAVINDLIDLLPLID; from the coding sequence ATGAAGCATAATCTAAAAATGGTCGTTTTTGATATGGCCGGTACAACAGTTAACGAAGATAACCTGGTATATAAAACCCTTCAGAAAGCTATTAATGAGGCTGGGTTTGATTTTAACCTTGACCAGGTACTAACCGAAGGTGCCGGTAAAGAAAAAAAGCAGGCCATCAGATCGGTTTTGGCTGTTTACGCTAATAATACCGATGAAGAACTGATTGGACAGATTTTTGAGAATTTTATGGAGCAGCTTACAACAGCCTACGCTACTGCCGATATCCTGCCGCAAAATAATGCTTTAGCCCTTTTTTCGGCATTGAAACAGCGTAATATTTATGCCGTGTTGGATACAGGTTACGATAGGGCAACTGCACAATCAATCATCGATAAATTAGGATGGAAAGAAGGTGTTGACTTTGATGCCCTTGTTACCGCTTCGGATGTGAGCAAAAACAGGCCGAACCCTGATATGATCCTTTTTGCTATGGATAAATTTGGTATCACCAATGGAAGCGAAGTAGCTAAAGTAGGCGACTCGATCATCGATATTGAAGAAGGCCAAAATGCCGGTTGCAGCCTAAATATCGGGATAACTACGGGAGCCCATACCGAAGAGCAATTGCTTTCGGCCAAGCCAGACGCGGTTATCAATGATTTGATAGACTTGCTGCCACTTATTGACTAA
- a CDS encoding Hsp70 family protein, producing MKKFLYGIDFGTTNSALAIYDEETKEISNTIIIPSLIYFYPQSGPGNTPNYVVGEEAITAYLNDNMKGRFIKSVKQILSRSSFIETRIQGKKYNASELVAIILKELKSRADELTGQDCKKAIIGRPVFFDDDDTKKDTLAQTRLNKAVGLAGFEEIRFQFEPIGAAFAYEKSLEKKENVLVADLGGGTTDFTYLVLDPDKTGSKDRQNDILANGGIYIGGDSFDSAFMWDKGTPYFGKNTQYEATPGKVLTVPKSLFANICSWEQMNFFNSLRIQKDIEDYYYFSGNDPQFKNLITLIENNLGYSVFQSIEETKIRLTTASAAKFSYRKMDIRIDEEISLADYELIIAKDVNRIANYLDEFLSKNNIDPANIDSLFLTGGTSLVGSIQKLFKNRFPHIRLNSGDNFKSVAKGLAYSGYLFAE from the coding sequence ATGAAGAAGTTTTTATACGGCATCGATTTTGGGACAACCAACTCGGCCCTTGCTATTTACGACGAAGAAACGAAAGAAATAAGCAATACAATCATTATCCCGTCGCTCATTTATTTCTACCCGCAGTCGGGCCCGGGCAATACGCCAAATTATGTTGTGGGCGAAGAAGCGATAACAGCCTACCTTAATGATAACATGAAGGGGCGCTTTATCAAATCGGTAAAACAGATCCTGTCCAGAAGTAGTTTTATAGAAACCCGTATCCAGGGCAAGAAATATAACGCGTCCGAACTCGTAGCGATCATTTTAAAAGAACTGAAAAGTCGCGCAGATGAACTGACAGGGCAAGACTGTAAAAAAGCCATCATCGGCCGTCCCGTTTTTTTTGATGACGATGACACGAAGAAAGACACCCTGGCACAAACACGACTTAATAAAGCCGTTGGGCTTGCCGGTTTTGAAGAGATCCGTTTTCAGTTTGAGCCTATCGGCGCAGCTTTTGCCTATGAAAAAAGCCTCGAAAAAAAGGAAAATGTATTAGTAGCCGACCTTGGTGGCGGTACTACGGATTTCACTTATTTAGTTCTTGACCCCGACAAAACCGGCAGTAAAGACCGGCAGAACGATATCCTGGCCAATGGCGGTATTTATATTGGCGGGGATAGCTTTGACTCGGCATTTATGTGGGACAAAGGCACTCCGTACTTTGGTAAAAACACGCAGTATGAAGCCACCCCGGGTAAGGTATTAACTGTACCCAAATCGCTGTTTGCCAATATCTGCTCGTGGGAACAAATGAACTTTTTTAATAGCCTGCGTATCCAGAAGGACATAGAGGATTACTACTATTTTTCGGGCAATGATCCGCAATTTAAAAACCTCATTACCCTCATTGAGAATAACCTGGGCTATTCGGTATTTCAATCTATAGAAGAAACAAAGATCAGGCTTACAACCGCCAGCGCGGCTAAGTTTAGCTACCGTAAAATGGATATCCGCATTGATGAAGAAATATCATTAGCCGACTATGAACTGATCATCGCTAAAGATGTAAACCGCATTGCCAACTACCTCGATGAGTTTCTGTCAAAAAACAACATCGATCCGGCTAATATCGACAGCCTGTTTTTAACCGGCGGTACATCACTGGTGGGCAGCATTCAAAAGCTGTTCAAAAACCGCTTTCCTCATATCCGGCTAAATTCGGGAGATAATTTCAAGAGTGTCGCCAAAGGATTGGCTTATAGCGGATACCTTTTCGCCGAATAA
- a CDS encoding S1/P1 nuclease has protein sequence MKKLISLPLAIIVILFFASWGKTGHFAVGRIAEKHLSVKAKAGIRELIGDTSLAEISVYADELRMQDAYKYTTPFHYINLPLGLNRDKFNTAVIEQTQSNVYSALSKFSLDLIEPGKSHEEKVMALKMIVHLVGDLHQPMHVSRAEDQGGNTIMVSFLGKPGNLHGLWDSGLIEHTGLNDVELAKKVDHATDSQISAWQQDDILTWMYESYQASSQLYRDAQKTPDFNEAYYRTHMPLVESRLEKAGIRLAGILNEAFSGGPYKIIPPPAVMELH, from the coding sequence ATGAAAAAGCTCATCTCTTTACCGCTCGCTATTATTGTAATCCTATTTTTTGCGTCATGGGGCAAAACAGGGCATTTTGCTGTAGGCCGCATTGCCGAGAAACATCTTTCCGTAAAAGCTAAAGCTGGTATCCGGGAGTTGATTGGCGATACATCGCTGGCTGAAATCAGCGTTTATGCTGACGAATTAAGAATGCAGGATGCTTATAAATATACCACGCCGTTTCATTATATCAATCTGCCCCTCGGCCTTAACCGTGATAAATTTAATACTGCCGTCATAGAGCAAACCCAAAGCAATGTGTATTCGGCACTGAGCAAATTCAGTCTTGACCTCATAGAACCGGGTAAAAGCCATGAAGAAAAAGTAATGGCCCTAAAAATGATCGTTCATTTGGTAGGCGACCTGCACCAGCCTATGCACGTGAGCAGGGCCGAAGATCAGGGTGGCAATACCATCATGGTATCGTTTCTTGGCAAACCCGGTAATCTGCATGGCCTGTGGGATAGCGGACTTATTGAACACACCGGCCTGAACGATGTTGAACTGGCCAAAAAAGTAGATCATGCTACCGACAGCCAGATCAGCGCCTGGCAACAGGATGATATCCTCACCTGGATGTATGAAAGTTACCAGGCCAGCAGCCAGCTTTACCGCGATGCCCAAAAAACACCAGACTTTAATGAAGCTTATTATCGCACGCACATGCCACTGGTTGAAAGCAGGCTCGAAAAAGCCGGCATCCGCTTAGCAGGTATTCTGAATGAAGCCTTTAGCGGTGGCCCTTATAAGATCATTCCGCCGCCGGCCGTAATGGAGTTGCATTAA
- a CDS encoding sensor histidine kinase: MDHYDDAGMQPLRAFPQDKPDYLPREGSWEHDAVNHSDSWSDTIFDILDISNESRLDKSYLLSFFREPFLGTLETAITEASRSGAPWDLELELVTAKGKIIWVRFSGSAVFENDTVVKIKGSLVEIDKYRAEEASHHLLKQRHQQLSGFAHILTHNLRTHAYNIMMLTGLADRSKLDAYHADLLDKVTTVSDNLIATIEQISGIIKVNENVIESELLRFEEITENVLSVMRAELDLHEADIETDFIVPAVFFPRLYLDSILMNLISNSIKYKKEHEKPEVLISTYLDEEKNCVILEYQDNGIGIDLKRYGSKIFGLYKTFTHRPGAHGVGLFLVKTQIESQGGYIVVESKPDVGTIFRVFFKPGTQRLD; this comes from the coding sequence ATGGATCACTATGATGATGCCGGAATGCAGCCTTTACGGGCTTTTCCACAGGATAAACCGGACTACCTGCCCCGTGAAGGGAGTTGGGAACATGATGCGGTAAACCATAGTGACAGTTGGTCCGACACCATATTTGACATACTTGATATTTCAAATGAGTCGCGACTGGATAAATCTTATCTCTTAAGTTTTTTTAGAGAGCCATTTCTTGGGACTTTGGAAACGGCCATAACTGAAGCATCTCGATCAGGAGCACCCTGGGACCTCGAACTGGAGCTGGTAACTGCTAAGGGTAAAATAATTTGGGTACGTTTTTCCGGAAGCGCGGTTTTCGAGAACGATACCGTTGTTAAGATAAAAGGGAGCCTGGTAGAAATCGATAAATATCGGGCCGAGGAAGCCTCGCATCATCTATTGAAACAGCGCCATCAGCAGTTGAGTGGTTTTGCGCACATCCTGACCCATAATCTCCGAACACACGCGTACAATATTATGATGCTTACCGGGCTGGCAGACCGTAGTAAGCTGGATGCCTACCATGCCGATCTGCTTGATAAAGTAACAACCGTTTCCGATAACCTGATAGCAACCATCGAACAGATCTCAGGTATTATTAAGGTAAACGAGAATGTAATTGAATCGGAACTGCTGCGCTTTGAAGAAATTACGGAGAATGTGCTATCTGTGATGCGGGCAGAGTTGGACCTGCATGAAGCTGATATTGAAACCGATTTTATTGTGCCGGCCGTATTTTTTCCGCGGCTGTACCTCGACAGCATTTTAATGAACCTGATCAGTAATTCTATTAAATACAAGAAAGAACATGAGAAGCCGGAAGTGCTGATTAGTACCTATTTGGATGAGGAAAAAAATTGTGTGATCCTGGAGTACCAGGACAACGGTATCGGTATAGATCTTAAACGCTATGGCAGCAAAATATTTGGTTTGTATAAAACATTTACGCACAGGCCAGGGGCCCATGGGGTTGGTTTGTTCCTTGTTAAAACGCAGATCGAATCGCAGGGAGGGTATATTGTAGTAGAAAGCAAGCCAGACGTGGGTACCATTTTCCGGGTATTTTTTAAGCCAGGTACCCAGAGGCTTGATTAA
- a CDS encoding glycosyl hydrolase family 95 catalytic domain-containing protein has product MKKYAFLVYYILLATGTFAQSTKHDMHFDTLASRWDEAIPLGNGMLGALIWQKSDHLRFSLDRADIWDMRPMKGLHRQEFNYQWVIDHVNRKDYAPVQKYFDEPYDNEPAPSKIPAGALEFNTGSWGKVVSVNLRLADALCRVEWANHAVLKTYIHATAPVGWFQFENINTDIVPQIIAPRYQGEVKVSGDPVGGDDLSRLGYPQGNITKHGNNITYIQKGWNGFTYQINVSWHKKGLHTIEGVWSISSQYPNQRKNVIATVTNGKALTRGYDNDYASHSSWWKKFWSKSAIHIPDTLLEKQWYLEQYKFGAASRTGAPPISLQAVWTADNGRLPPWKGDFHHDLNTQLSYWPGYSANHLDESMAYLDHLDQNKANYKRYTKMYFGKDGLAVPGVTTLDGTEMGGWIQYSLSPTVSSWLAQHYYLQWRYSMDRDFLQHRAYPWVKDVAKFIENITVLDSTGHRKLPISSSPEINDNDITAWFHQNTNYDLSLMKFIFKAATEMADELGLKAEASHWEKIGSEYGDFALTNANELMFAPGMPYNQSHRHFSNMMSIHPLGLIKWEDGPKAQSIINNSIHLLDSIGPAYWCGYSYSWLANMKARAKDGEGALKDLNIFAKAFCSVNSFHLNGDQTKSGYSRYQYRPFTLEGNFAFASGLQEMLIQSYAGFIEVMPAVPAAWQNVAFENLRAEGAFLVSVKKAEGQISEITIASEKGGKTKLKLPFKTWFTNARENVEADQLEPGFLNLSFKPGAVITIKNGFE; this is encoded by the coding sequence ATGAAGAAGTACGCATTCCTTGTTTATTATATTTTGCTTGCCACAGGCACATTTGCCCAATCAACAAAGCATGATATGCACTTTGATACACTTGCCAGCCGCTGGGATGAGGCTATTCCATTGGGTAATGGTATGCTTGGCGCGCTGATATGGCAAAAATCGGATCATTTACGTTTTTCGCTCGACAGGGCCGATATATGGGACATGCGCCCGATGAAGGGATTACACAGGCAGGAGTTTAACTATCAATGGGTTATTGACCACGTGAATAGAAAAGACTATGCTCCCGTGCAAAAGTATTTTGATGAGCCCTATGATAATGAGCCCGCACCGTCAAAGATTCCGGCAGGGGCATTGGAATTCAACACAGGTAGCTGGGGAAAGGTGGTATCTGTTAATTTACGTTTGGCAGATGCGCTTTGCCGGGTGGAATGGGCTAATCACGCTGTTCTTAAAACATATATTCATGCTACCGCGCCGGTTGGCTGGTTCCAGTTTGAAAATATCAATACCGACATTGTGCCGCAAATAATTGCGCCGAGGTATCAGGGAGAAGTAAAAGTATCCGGCGATCCGGTTGGAGGCGATGACCTTTCGAGGCTTGGCTATCCGCAGGGAAACATTACAAAACACGGGAATAACATTACCTACATACAAAAAGGATGGAATGGTTTTACTTACCAAATTAATGTAAGCTGGCACAAAAAAGGCCTTCATACTATTGAAGGAGTATGGAGCATTTCCTCTCAATATCCAAATCAAAGAAAAAATGTTATCGCTACGGTTACCAACGGGAAAGCTTTAACAAGAGGGTATGATAATGATTATGCTTCGCACAGCAGCTGGTGGAAAAAGTTCTGGAGTAAATCGGCCATTCATATTCCGGATACCCTGCTCGAAAAACAATGGTATCTTGAACAGTATAAATTTGGCGCTGCTTCAAGAACCGGGGCTCCCCCTATCTCGCTCCAGGCCGTGTGGACTGCCGATAACGGGCGCTTACCGCCATGGAAAGGTGATTTTCATCATGACCTCAACACCCAGTTGAGCTACTGGCCGGGCTACAGCGCAAACCATCTGGATGAGAGCATGGCATACCTTGATCATCTTGATCAAAACAAGGCCAACTACAAACGGTATACAAAAATGTACTTCGGCAAAGACGGCCTTGCAGTACCCGGCGTTACCACACTTGATGGTACCGAAATGGGAGGCTGGATCCAGTATTCGCTCTCTCCCACAGTATCCTCATGGCTGGCACAGCATTATTACCTGCAATGGCGGTACAGTATGGACAGAGATTTTTTACAGCACAGGGCTTATCCCTGGGTTAAGGATGTGGCTAAGTTTATTGAAAACATAACGGTGTTGGATAGCACCGGCCATCGTAAGCTCCCCATCAGTTCCAGCCCCGAAATTAATGATAATGACATTACCGCCTGGTTTCACCAAAACACCAATTACGACCTGTCGCTTATGAAATTTATTTTCAAAGCTGCAACTGAAATGGCTGATGAATTAGGCCTTAAAGCTGAAGCTTCGCACTGGGAAAAAATTGGTTCGGAGTATGGTGACTTTGCCCTAACCAATGCCAATGAACTGATGTTTGCCCCGGGAATGCCCTACAATCAATCTCACCGCCACTTTTCTAACATGATGAGCATTCATCCTTTAGGCCTCATCAAGTGGGAAGATGGGCCGAAAGCACAATCAATAATCAATAACTCTATCCATCTGCTTGATAGTATAGGGCCTGCCTATTGGTGCGGTTACTCTTACTCCTGGCTTGCAAATATGAAAGCACGGGCTAAAGATGGTGAGGGCGCATTGAAGGACCTTAATATTTTTGCTAAGGCGTTTTGTTCTGTTAACAGTTTCCACCTTAACGGCGATCAAACCAAATCAGGATATTCCCGGTATCAATACCGCCCTTTTACACTCGAAGGCAATTTTGCATTTGCATCCGGGCTACAGGAAATGCTTATTCAAAGTTATGCCGGATTTATTGAGGTAATGCCTGCTGTACCTGCAGCATGGCAAAATGTGGCATTTGAAAACCTACGGGCTGAAGGAGCTTTCCTGGTAAGCGTTAAGAAAGCAGAAGGACAGATTTCAGAAATAACCATCGCTTCAGAAAAAGGAGGTAAAACCAAATTAAAACTGCCGTTTAAAACGTGGTTTACCAACGCCCGGGAAAATGTGGAGGCAGATCAATTGGAACCTGGCTTTTTAAATCTCAGTTTTAAGCCGGGTGCTGTTATTACTATAAAGAATGGGTTCGAGTAA